Proteins from a single region of Lentimicrobium sp. L6:
- a CDS encoding co-chaperone YbbN translates to MIKDLNFTNFNTELAKGWVLVDYWAFWCIPCLTQDPIVQELAEQLKGILNVAKVDINENKYIANERKIRNIPMLVLYHNGEEIERFAGLQSKETILNNKHIKNLI, encoded by the coding sequence ATGATAAAAGATTTAAACTTCACGAACTTCAATACTGAACTTGCCAAAGGCTGGGTTTTAGTAGACTATTGGGCCTTTTGGTGCATTCCTTGCCTCACTCAAGATCCAATAGTTCAAGAATTAGCGGAGCAATTGAAAGGTATTTTAAATGTTGCAAAAGTCGATATCAATGAGAATAAATATATTGCTAATGAGCGAAAAATCAGAAATATTCCTATGCTAGTTCTTTACCATAATGGAGAAGAAATAGAAAGGTTTGCTGGCTTACAATCAAAAGAAACTATTCTCAATAATAAGCACATAAAAAACTTAATATGA
- a CDS encoding exonuclease domain-containing protein, with protein MEKYAVIDVETTGLSHKTERLTEIAIVVIEDGEIVNEFSSLINPERKIPYRITQLTGINDQMVQGAPHFYEIAKQIVELTTNCIFVAHNASFDYRFIQAEFARYEFDYHRKVLDTVKLARKLMPGFRSYSLGKLTAQLGIKIENRHRAMGDAAATAQLFIMLLNLQPEITQLNLRGLHSNLKKEILDSLPHETGVYYFFDEAHQLIYIGKSNNIHSRVLSHLSNTTTRKAIEMRERIADVNYEICGSELVALLLESNEIKIHMPVYNRAQRRTAFVWGMYQYLNESGYICLRLAKTSEEKEIPVNVFKTKRTALSELERLTEEFQLCQNMNGLYQSSGACFHYSIKQCLGACVGEELPDKYNKRVEQLINLYQYQNRNLLIVDSGRRVGEKSIILIENFVYQGFGFVAEEELDQSIEVIKSFIKYYPENKDVATIIRGYLRQKKAEAVIEY; from the coding sequence ATGGAAAAATATGCGGTAATAGATGTAGAAACTACTGGGTTGAGTCACAAAACGGAGCGACTTACAGAAATTGCGATTGTTGTTATAGAGGATGGTGAAATTGTGAATGAGTTCAGCAGTTTGATTAATCCAGAGCGCAAAATTCCATATAGAATTACTCAGTTGACGGGTATTAATGATCAGATGGTTCAAGGGGCACCACATTTTTATGAGATAGCAAAGCAAATCGTGGAACTTACCACTAATTGCATATTTGTAGCTCATAATGCCTCTTTCGATTATCGTTTTATTCAGGCTGAATTTGCACGTTATGAATTCGATTATCATAGGAAGGTTCTCGATACCGTAAAGCTAGCCCGGAAACTCATGCCCGGTTTCCGCTCCTATAGTTTGGGGAAGCTAACAGCTCAATTGGGCATTAAAATAGAAAACAGGCATAGAGCCATGGGGGATGCTGCAGCTACCGCCCAATTATTCATCATGCTTTTAAATCTTCAGCCTGAAATTACTCAATTGAATCTAAGGGGACTCCATTCAAACTTAAAAAAAGAAATCCTCGATTCTTTACCTCATGAAACTGGAGTCTATTATTTCTTCGATGAAGCTCATCAATTGATTTATATCGGTAAAAGCAATAATATTCACAGTCGTGTGCTTTCTCATTTGAGTAATACCACCACAAGGAAAGCCATTGAAATGCGAGAACGAATAGCAGATGTAAATTATGAGATTTGTGGAAGTGAGTTGGTGGCTCTTTTATTAGAGTCCAACGAGATTAAGATCCACATGCCTGTTTATAATCGCGCACAGCGACGAACAGCTTTTGTTTGGGGTATGTATCAGTATTTGAATGAAAGTGGCTATATCTGCTTGCGCTTAGCTAAAACCAGTGAAGAAAAGGAAATTCCTGTCAATGTTTTTAAAACCAAGAGAACGGCTTTATCAGAATTGGAGAGATTAACAGAGGAGTTTCAATTATGCCAAAATATGAATGGTTTGTATCAAAGTTCTGGAGCTTGTTTTCATTATTCTATTAAGCAATGCCTTGGAGCTTGTGTAGGAGAGGAGCTTCCTGATAAATATAATAAGCGAGTAGAACAGTTGATCAATCTTTATCAATATCAGAATCGTAATTTGTTGATAGTGGATTCGGGTAGACGAGTTGGGGAGAAATCCATCATATTGATTGAGAATTTCGTATATCAGGGTTTTGGATTTGTGGCAGAAGAAGAATTAGATCAATCTATAGAGGTCATTAAGTCTTTCATCAAATATTATCCAGAGAATAAAGATGTGGCCACCATTATTCGGGGGTATTTGAGACAGAAAAAAGCGGAAGCAGTTATTGAGTATTAA
- the trxA gene encoding thioredoxin produces MIILETNWNLLTPVLLLAAIVLFLIVRMYKIRRVLIGGGGPETSENTIDLTDQTFEKVIGKGVSLVDFWAPWCAPCRMQGPIVNELADEIAGKANICKMDVDKNKKMAAKYGIRSIPTIMVFKNGEMVKQFVGIKPKATLLKEIEKHL; encoded by the coding sequence ATGATTATACTTGAAACCAATTGGAACCTATTAACCCCTGTTTTATTATTAGCAGCAATCGTATTATTCCTTATCGTTAGAATGTATAAAATACGTCGTGTACTCATAGGCGGAGGAGGTCCAGAGACAAGTGAAAACACCATAGACTTAACAGATCAGACATTCGAAAAAGTAATTGGTAAGGGTGTGAGTTTGGTCGATTTCTGGGCACCATGGTGTGCTCCTTGCCGCATGCAAGGCCCCATTGTTAACGAGCTAGCAGACGAGATTGCTGGAAAAGCCAATATCTGTAAAATGGATGTGGATAAAAATAAAAAGATGGCCGCTAAATATGGTATCAGAAGTATACCAACCATTATGGTATTTAAAAATGGCGAAATGGTGAAACAATTTGTGGGCATCAAACCCAAAGCTACTTTGCTAAAAGAAATTGAAAAGCATCTTTAA